Proteins from a genomic interval of Marmoricola sp. OAE513:
- a CDS encoding CAP domain-containing protein, whose translation MGRITWIGWIVGLVLVAGTALPVGSARAAAPEPSSAPRTTALTTGQFEAQLLALTNARRAQVGCKAVKRNTALVKAARKHTRKMVAAGNLSHQLPRELGLAKRITKAGYKRWTGLAENIAWGAGTPKATFTMWMNSPGHRANIQRCSYKEAGFGVRYSKGRPWVTLDLGSRR comes from the coding sequence ATGGGGCGGATTACGTGGATTGGTTGGATCGTCGGGTTGGTCCTGGTTGCCGGGACCGCACTGCCGGTCGGGAGTGCCCGCGCCGCCGCGCCGGAGCCCTCGTCGGCCCCGCGTACGACGGCGCTGACCACCGGCCAGTTCGAGGCCCAGCTGCTCGCCCTGACCAACGCCCGTCGTGCGCAGGTCGGCTGCAAGGCGGTCAAGCGCAACACCGCACTGGTCAAGGCGGCCCGCAAGCACACCCGCAAGATGGTGGCGGCCGGGAACCTGTCGCACCAGCTGCCCCGGGAGCTCGGCCTCGCCAAGCGCATCACCAAGGCGGGCTACAAGCGGTGGACCGGCCTGGCCGAGAACATCGCCTGGGGAGCCGGTACGCCGAAGGCCACGTTCACCATGTGGATGAACAGCCCTGGGCACCGCGCGAACATCCAGCGCTGCTCCTACAAGGAGGCGGGCTTCGGGGTCAGGTACAGCAAGGGCCGCCCGTGGGTCACGCTGGACCTCGGCAGCCGTCGCTGA
- a CDS encoding glycosyltransferase family 39 protein, protein MTSPSATATAGRRSSVWSLPWVPAAVLVMIGLRLIQLRLGGTPDEGGFLVLAGQWSSSGDSLYGNYWVDRPPLLMMLFQVADLFGGIPALRVIGIAISVATVLLLASTARRVLDDRAASVTAVVAAALLGGPLAGAASVNGELMALPFLALGLRTATEAVLSDEERTARLAALATGAAAVSALLVKQNMVDVVVFAAVFWIFAWRQRRVTWGQLVQRVGLAALGAGIAFGLVSLWAVAHGTSPADVYEATYPFRVKAARVIADNPSVAEASGQRLALLTLSVIGSGLPLAVGIFLIRGTWRTKDLAFAWAIVALLAWATFSIVAGGSYWLHYLVEAIPAVALAAGAVLFRSPVAIRRTVQLMAVAAVVSAVIAAFIPPGSPATQVGDALGRVKRPGDTVLVTFGDPEVLRASGMSSPYEYPWSLPARTLDPDMKDLRAVLAGPDAPTWVVVRGPQTQARLKLGGAWSLISERYRRVGTLCERFVYLRNNVDRAVPDAGDSC, encoded by the coding sequence GTGACCTCTCCCAGCGCGACGGCGACCGCCGGGCGCCGTTCCTCGGTGTGGTCGCTGCCATGGGTTCCCGCGGCCGTCCTGGTGATGATCGGGCTCCGGCTGATCCAGCTCCGCCTCGGAGGCACCCCCGACGAGGGCGGGTTCCTGGTCCTCGCCGGGCAGTGGAGCTCCTCGGGCGACTCGCTCTACGGCAACTACTGGGTCGACCGTCCTCCGCTGCTGATGATGCTGTTCCAGGTCGCGGACCTCTTCGGCGGGATCCCGGCGCTCCGGGTGATCGGCATCGCCATCTCCGTGGCGACGGTGCTCCTGCTGGCCTCCACCGCCCGCCGCGTCCTCGACGACCGGGCCGCCTCGGTCACCGCAGTGGTCGCCGCCGCCCTGCTCGGCGGGCCGCTCGCCGGAGCCGCGAGCGTCAACGGTGAGCTGATGGCGCTGCCGTTCCTCGCTCTGGGGCTGCGCACCGCGACCGAGGCGGTGCTGAGCGACGAGGAACGCACCGCCCGGCTCGCGGCCCTGGCGACGGGTGCCGCAGCGGTCTCCGCCCTGCTGGTCAAGCAGAACATGGTCGACGTCGTCGTCTTCGCCGCCGTGTTCTGGATCTTCGCCTGGCGCCAGCGCCGGGTCACCTGGGGGCAGCTCGTCCAACGGGTCGGCCTGGCCGCTCTCGGCGCCGGTATCGCCTTCGGACTGGTAAGCCTCTGGGCGGTCGCGCACGGGACGTCACCCGCCGATGTCTACGAGGCGACCTACCCGTTCCGGGTCAAGGCCGCCCGCGTGATCGCCGACAACCCCTCGGTCGCCGAAGCCTCCGGACAGCGCCTCGCCCTGCTCACCCTCTCGGTCATCGGCAGCGGGTTGCCCCTGGCCGTCGGCATCTTCCTCATCCGCGGCACCTGGAGGACCAAGGACCTGGCCTTCGCGTGGGCGATCGTGGCGCTGCTCGCCTGGGCGACGTTCTCGATCGTCGCCGGCGGCTCCTACTGGTTGCACTACCTGGTCGAGGCCATCCCTGCGGTGGCTCTCGCCGCCGGGGCGGTGCTGTTCCGCTCGCCGGTCGCGATCCGCCGTACCGTCCAGCTCATGGCGGTCGCCGCCGTGGTGAGCGCCGTGATCGCGGCGTTCATCCCGCCTGGCTCCCCCGCGACCCAGGTCGGCGACGCCCTGGGCCGGGTCAAGCGCCCCGGCGACACGGTCCTGGTCACCTTCGGCGACCCCGAGGTGCTCCGCGCCTCGGGGATGTCCTCGCCGTACGAGTACCCCTGGAGCCTGCCGGCCCGGACGCTGGATCCGGACATGAAGGACCTGCGCGCCGTGCTCGCCGGGCCCGATGCGCCCACCTGGGTGGTGGTGCGCGGACCGCAGACCCAGGCCCGGCTCAAGCTCGGCGGCGCCTGGTCCTTGATCAGCGAGCGCTACCGGCGGGTGGGGACGCTCTGCGAGCGTTTCGTCTACCTGCGCAACAACGTCGACAGGGCCGTGCCCGATGCGGGCGACTCCTGCTGA